In Planctomycetota bacterium, the sequence GCGCGTGCCTCGTCGCGCTCGCGGGTCAGTTCGGCGTTGCGCCGGGTGAGGCTGCTGTTGGTCTCGTACAGCTTGTCGTACTGGCCCTGGCCGATGCAGCCGGTGAGCAGGGCGGCGCTGGCGAGCATGCCGAGCACCAGGATCAGTTGAACGCCACGCCTCTGGGACGTTGCCATCGTCGTACACTCCTTCGCGAACGGCGCCGCGCGGCGCCGGGGCCTGCCAACGGCGAGCCCGTCCGCGCCGATCGTAGCCGACGGCGCGAGAGCGGGACCTCTTCCATCGTCCGTCCCGGCGCCGGGGCATGAGTTCGGGGGCACCCCACGTGACGCGTCGCACAGCCCTGCGCATCGACGGCGCGTGCGTCGCCGACGCGGAACGGGCCTATTCGCCCGGGTCCCTGCTGCTCGAACTGACCGACGAGACCCCGCCGGTGCAAGGCGCGATCCACGCCCGGGCGCGGGTGCTCGCGGTCGGGGGGCCCGAGGACGTGGCCGCCGACGCCCGGGGCGCGGGCGCCCGGGTTCTCGACATGCGGTCGCACGCGGTGCTACCGGCGTTCGTGAACGCCCACACGCACCTGGACCTGACGTGCGTGGGCCCGCGGGCCTACGACCCCGCCCTGGGGTTCGGCGGGTTCGTGGAGGTCGTCCGGGCCGCCCGGCCAACGTCGGCGGAGGCGATCGCCGCCAGCGTGCGTGCGGGGGTTGAGGCGTCGATCCGGGGCGGGGTGGCGATCGTCGGCGATATCTGCGGCGCGGTGGGCGGGCGGGCGTCGGCCCACGCGTTCGAGGCGCTGCGCGATTCGCCGCTGTGGGGCGTGGGGTTTCTCGAGTTCTTTGCGGTGGGGGGCTCCACCCCGCGGGCGTTCGCGGCGCTGCGCGAGGCGCTGGAGCGCGCGGAAGCGGGGGGGCGAACAGGAACACGTGTGCGGCCCGGCGTGCAGCCCCACGCGCCGTACTCGGTGGGGATCGAGGGATACGCGAGCGCGTGGGACATCTGCCGCGAGCGGGGATTGGCCTTCGCGACGCACCTCGCGGAGACGCTCGAGGAGCGGGAGTTCGTGGAACTGGGCCGCGGCCCGCGCCGGGCATTCCTGGAGCAGATCGGGCTGTGGGACGAGCACGCCGCCCGCGAAGTCGGGCACGGACGCTCGCCCATTGCGCACGTGGCCCGCGCGCTGGGGGGCTGGTCGCCGGGCGATCCTCCGCGTGTGGCGGCCCACGTGAACGACCTCGGGGACGACCTCGGCACGCTTGCGGCGGCGAAGTTCGCGGTCGTGTATTGCCCGCGGGCGAGCGCGTACTTCGGCGCCGAGCGCGTCATGGGCGCGCATCGGTACCGGGAAATGCTGGCCGCCGGAATCCCGGTGGCGCTGGGGACCGACTCGGTGATCAACCTACCGGAGGATGCGAGGCCGCTGGTGCTGGGCGTGCTCGACGAAGCGCGGCGTCTGTTCTCGCGCGACGCGGTCGATGCACAGACGTTGCTGCGGATGGCAACCGTGCACGGGTGCGCGGCGTTGGGCATCTCGACGGCGCACGCGTTGCTGGGCCCGGGGTGCGAGCCGGCGGGAATCGTCGGTGTGCCCGTCGGTCCGAGCGCGGGTTTGTCTGGGGTCTTTGCGGGTTCGGAACCGCCGGCGATGCTGGTGCTCGGGAAATAGTACTGTCTGACTAGAATCGGCGTCCGATCGGAACGGGTGCGCTCGGTGTCCGGGCGCGGTGAAACACACGACATGAGCGTCAAGTGGCGAGTGAACAAGGCGTGGGAAGATGCGCACCTGACGGGGGCGTGGCTGCCGCTGAAGTGGGTGCTGCGTGCGTTCAGCAGCGTGACGCTGGCGGTGGTGCTGCTGACGTTTGTGATGTTGTACGGCGTGACCGCGAGCGTGCCGGTCGGGGTGCTGGCGTTGGCGCCGACGTACGTGGTGTACGGGCTGACGCTGCTGGCGGTGGCGGTGGTCGTTGTCGGCGGGTCGCTGCTGGGCGTGCGGACAGCGCTGCGGGGCGACGCGCGCCGGGTAGGGCGTGTGGCCGCGATGCTGGGCGTGGTGGTGCTGATGACGCCGCTGGCGGTGTGGGCGTGGCACGCGTGGCTGTGGCCCGTGCTTCGGTACGACCCGATCGCGGGGACGGGCGTGCGGCTGTTCGCGGGGTTCGTGCGTGAGACGTCGAGCACGACGCTGCGCCGCCTGCCGGGCGTCGAGATGAGCGAGTTGGAGTTCTACGCGTGGTGGCCCCTGCGGCTGGCGCTGCTGCTGTTCGTGGTGAACCTGGTGGTGGCGACGATCCGCCGGATCGAGTTCAACTTCAAGAACGTGGGCGTGCTGACGGTGCACACGGGGATCGTGACCATCGCGCTGGGGAGTGTGTACTACAGCGGGCTGAAGCTCGAGGGCGACACGCTGCTGCTGGCGGGTCGGGCCGGGCCCGACGGGCGACCGGGCGTGGGGCCGGCGCAGGACCGGTTCTTCGACAACACCCGGGTGGCGCTGTTCGTGGACCAGGGGTGGGGGCTGGAACAGCGCTTGCTGGAGGGCGTGCCGCGGTACAACCACTACGGGCTGGAGCAGGTCGGCGGACGGCCTGGGGAGGCGTCGGCGCTGGAGGCGGCGCTGTATCGCCGGCCATGGGCGGAGGTGCGGTCGAGAGATCTGTCGCTGCCCGTGCCCGGAACGCCGGTGGGAGAGGGCGACGAGGGGTTCCGGCTGCGGATCGTGGGGTATGCGCCGTACGCGGAGCCGGCGGAGGACTGGGTGCGCGCGGGCGCCACGGAGGGCCCGGGCGAGCCGGTGCGCATCGTGCACCTCTACAGCGCGCTGCCCGATCCTGAGACGGGCAAGGCGCCCGACGGGCCGATCTTCGGATTCGTGCTGACGCCCCAGAAGCCCGCGGGACGCATCTCCGACAACGGCGTGTTCGGGATCGAGTACACGCGCGGGGCCGATGAAGGGATGTCGCCCGCGCGGTGGCGCGATCTGTCGGAGGCACTGCCCGAGGGCACGTCGCACGCGCTGGCGCTCGACCTGCCCGGGGGCGAGCGGGTGGTGCGGGCGGTGAAGCCCGGCGACGAGGTGTCGGTGGGCGGGTTCGTGGTGGCGGTGCGCGACCTGCTGCCCGAGCCGCCTTTCCCGATCATCACGCAGGGGTACCAGGGCGCGACGAGTTCGGTGGCGGTGCTGCGTGTGACGACGCCCGGCGGCGAGTCGTTCGACCGGTACGTGTACCACCGGTTTCCGGCGATCGACCAGGACGTGCTGGGGGCGAAGGACGACGGGCGTCCGATCCGGCGCGACGCGGACCCTTCGATCCGCATCGGGCTGATCGAGTGCGACCGGCTGCAGGTGTACATCGACGACGCGCCGGGCGGCGTGACGCGGGCGATTGTGCGCCAGCCGGGCGGGGCGGTGCGGGTGGTCGAAGACGCGGGGGCCGAGGGGTGGCTGCGGGAGATCGTGCCGCAGGTCAGCCTGCGCGTGGCGGCGAGGTGGGACGACGGGGTGCGGGTGGAGCGGCCCGCGCCGGTGCCGCCCGAGCGTCAGGACAAGCGATTCGTCGGCACGCACGACCAGGCGATGCTGGGCGTCGAGGTGACGGTGCCGGGGGGGGCGGGCGCCGGCCCGGCGTTCCGGCGCGTGGTGTGGGTGCCTTTCTCGAAGTACGTGGGCGTGGCGGCGGGGACGGAGCGGCCCGTGTTGCTGCCCGACGGGCGCACGGTGCGACTGTCGTTCGGGCGTCTGCAGCACCGGCTGCCGGGGTTCGTGATCCGCCTGGTGGACTTCGAGATGGTGTCGTACGACCATCGCGGCGCGCCGCGAGACTACCGGTCGGTGGTGAGGGTGTCGCCGGTCGACGGGGCGGAGTTCGAGGAGTACGAGCACGTCACGAAGCTGAACGAACCGCTGCGGGCGCCGTTCCGGTGGGACGAGTCGCGCGGGCTGGCGGCGAACATCGCGGGGCGGATCGGGGCGGGGCTGTCGCCCGGGCAGTTCAAGCTGAGCCAGGCGGGGTGGGACGAAGCGGGGTGGGAGCGGACGCAGAAGCAGGCCGACGCGGGGGCGATCCCGCGCGCGTACGCGTCGTTCACGATCCTGGGCGTGGGGAACAACCCGGGCATTCACGTGATCGCGCTGGGCGGCGTGCTCATGGGGCTGGGCATCCCGTGGGCGTTCTATCTGAAGCCTTATCTCGTGCGGCGGGAGCGCGACCGGCTGAAGCGCGCGGTGCTCGCGACTCGGCCGGGCGCGGGCGGCGAACCGATGAGTGTGCCGGCGAACGCGGCGGCGGAAACGGGGCGGCCATGACACGAGTGCTGTCGGTGCTGGCGGGGGTGCTGGTGGTGCTGGGCGGGTGGGCGCGCGCGGGCGCGCAGACAGCCCCGGACGGGAACGCGCACCCGCCCACGCAGGGCGTGAACGCGGGGGGCGCCGCGGTCGGGCACCCGTTCGGGAGGCCGTCGGCCGATGACGTGCCGACGCGTGACGAGAAGTGGGCGTTCGCGGAGCAGGTGGACGTTGGCGCGCTGCGCGACCTGGCGGTGTTTCACAACGGACGCGTGAAGATCATCGACACGCTGGCGCGCGAGACGGTGCGGTCGATCACGGGTCGGGCGACGTACCGCGAGGACTATCGGAACGAGCGGAGCGGCGAGACGACCGACGGGCTGGGCGGGCCGGTGAAGATCATCTCGCGGACGTACGACCCGGTGTTCACGCTGTTCGACCTGACGATCGACCCGGCGTACTACCTGGACAAGCCGCTGATCGGGGTGGACTACCTGCCGCTGCGTCGCGAACTGGTGGAGATGGCGTACCCGGACGACGCGGACGCGCGGGAGCGCTGGCTGAAGCTGGGGCGCGTGACGCCCCGGGTGGTCGAGTCGTTCCTGGGCGAGCTGTCGCGCCGGCACATGGGCGAAGACGCGTGGCGGCGCGCGCAGGACCGCGTGGACCGGTCGGTGGGCTGGTTCATCGGCGGACGCTCGAACTTCGAACTGGTGGCGCCGGAGCGGCGCGACCTGGCGTGGATGCACATCGCGTCGCTCGACGACACGCACCCGGCGCGGGCGGCGGCGCTGGAACTGGGGGCGGCCTGGCGGGCGCGCGACGCGGGGCGCGTGA encodes:
- a CDS encoding amidohydrolase family protein, translating into MTRRTALRIDGACVADAERAYSPGSLLLELTDETPPVQGAIHARARVLAVGGPEDVAADARGAGARVLDMRSHAVLPAFVNAHTHLDLTCVGPRAYDPALGFGGFVEVVRAARPTSAEAIAASVRAGVEASIRGGVAIVGDICGAVGGRASAHAFEALRDSPLWGVGFLEFFAVGGSTPRAFAALREALERAEAGGRTGTRVRPGVQPHAPYSVGIEGYASAWDICRERGLAFATHLAETLEEREFVELGRGPRRAFLEQIGLWDEHAAREVGHGRSPIAHVARALGGWSPGDPPRVAAHVNDLGDDLGTLAAAKFAVVYCPRASAYFGAERVMGAHRYREMLAAGIPVALGTDSVINLPEDARPLVLGVLDEARRLFSRDAVDAQTLLRMATVHGCAALGISTAHALLGPGCEPAGIVGVPVGPSAGLSGVFAGSEPPAMLVLGK